One genomic window of Sodaliphilus pleomorphus includes the following:
- a CDS encoding DUF362 domain-containing protein has translation MAYVIDDNCVACGTCQSVCPTGAISEGDKYSIDPDTCISCGSCAEACPNEAIHEG, from the coding sequence ATGGCATACGTAATTGATGATAACTGTGTAGCATGTGGAACTTGCCAGTCGGTGTGCCCGACAGGCGCTATCAGCGAAGGCGATAAGTACTCGATCGATCCCGATACTTGCATCAGCTGCGGCTCTTGCGCCGAGGCTTGCCCCAACGAGGCTATCCACGAGGGCTGA
- a CDS encoding dockerin type I repeat-containing protein yields the protein MKRSILAIAIAALWAASGSAAADGTFAFVDASGNTIADGATVTCNKLVDDEFLGRYISTGLYVKNTTGSKAAGVVLLDVNNMPNGHVQICCFGNCVSPDKPGNYYSAKNFMEAGATEDLQAEWFPAEKATWTATLQLATVETTTNAAGILTLGKVKDLGPKVNVVWSYSDSLKGDINGDGTVNVTDVTTLINGILGTAQVDTSVGDVDGNGIVNVSDVTALINIILAAS from the coding sequence ATGAAGAGATCAATTCTTGCAATAGCCATCGCGGCCTTGTGGGCTGCAAGCGGCAGCGCCGCGGCCGATGGCACATTTGCCTTTGTCGACGCGAGCGGCAACACGATTGCCGACGGCGCCACCGTGACCTGCAACAAACTGGTTGACGACGAGTTTCTCGGGAGATACATCAGCACCGGGCTCTATGTAAAAAACACCACGGGCAGCAAGGCGGCCGGCGTGGTCCTGCTCGACGTCAACAACATGCCCAACGGCCATGTACAAATATGCTGCTTCGGCAACTGCGTGTCGCCAGACAAGCCCGGCAACTACTACTCGGCCAAGAATTTCATGGAGGCTGGCGCCACCGAAGACCTGCAGGCCGAGTGGTTTCCTGCCGAAAAGGCAACATGGACGGCCACCCTGCAACTGGCCACGGTAGAGACCACAACCAACGCAGCCGGCATCCTCACCCTTGGCAAGGTCAAGGACCTGGGACCCAAGGTGAACGTCGTGTGGAGCTACAGCGATAGCCTCAAGGGCGACATCAACGGCGACGGCACCGTGAATGTGACCGATGTGACCACACTCATCAACGGCATCCTGGGCACAGCACAGGTCGACACCAGTGTGGGCGACGTGGATGGCAACGGCATAGTCAACGTGAGCGATGTCACAGCTCTCATCAACATCATCCTTGCTGCCAGTTGA
- a CDS encoding Omp28 family outer membrane lipoprotein → MKKTIYILLLAIVQLAVTTSCSNDDERYIYVKPADVNRNVLIEDFTGQRCLNCPNASAQIDSLIAQYGHDAIIAVSIHSGPLGFKGSAKFTGLATSLGDTYYNHWNCDHQPIGLVNRVGGLQDYPAWPALVRQALSLKSTIEMEATVSYNDTTHEASIKVNMLGTNGTTRGKLQLWVIEDSITAMQVMPDGKPKPDYVHKHVLRAAVNGDWGQDVTIDEGVESTATAHYTVDKAWDPKHLWIVAFVYNNDGVVQVIKSHF, encoded by the coding sequence ATGAAAAAGACAATCTATATTCTCCTACTGGCAATCGTGCAACTGGCTGTAACAACGAGCTGCAGCAACGACGACGAGCGCTACATCTATGTGAAGCCCGCCGACGTGAACCGCAACGTGCTCATCGAGGACTTCACGGGTCAGCGCTGCCTCAACTGCCCCAATGCCAGCGCACAAATCGACTCACTCATCGCACAATACGGGCACGATGCCATCATTGCCGTGAGCATCCACTCGGGGCCCCTGGGCTTCAAGGGCAGTGCCAAGTTCACTGGCCTGGCCACCAGCCTGGGCGACACCTACTACAACCACTGGAACTGCGACCACCAGCCCATAGGGCTTGTAAACCGTGTAGGCGGCCTGCAGGACTATCCGGCCTGGCCGGCGCTGGTGCGACAGGCACTGTCGCTGAAGTCGACCATCGAGATGGAGGCTACCGTGAGCTACAACGACACAACACACGAGGCCAGCATCAAGGTGAACATGCTGGGCACCAACGGCACTACCCGAGGCAAACTGCAGCTATGGGTGATTGAAGACAGCATCACCGCTATGCAGGTCATGCCCGACGGCAAGCCCAAGCCCGACTATGTGCACAAGCACGTGCTGCGGGCCGCCGTAAACGGCGATTGGGGGCAGGACGTGACCATCGACGAGGGCGTGGAAAGCACAGCAACCGCGCACTACACCGTCGACAAGGCCTGGGACCCCAAGCACCTGTGGATAGTGGCATTTGTGTACAACAACGACGGTGTGGTCCAAGTGATAAAATCGCATTTCTAA